One window of Mediterraneibacter gnavus ATCC 29149 genomic DNA carries:
- a CDS encoding ABC transporter permease, whose protein sequence is MRNVLYPKLASTNIKKNGKTYFPYLLTCILTVMMFYDLLLVSTNSALDTMPGASQLRLILNFAVTITGGFSAIFLFYTNSFLVRQRKKEMGLYQVLGMDKTNLTKMMVWESIYTAGAGILGGILAGIVFGRLIFLVLLKLIRFDVAFQFSVEPEAILICAGLFGAIFLVILIWNIFQVQRVNPVELLQGGKKGEKEPKANWLIAVIGILLLGSGYYIAQTTESPLSAITKFFIAVILVIFGTYALFTAGSVALLKLLKKNKAYYYKTKHFVSVSGLIYRMKQNAVGLANICIMSTIVLVLISATASLYIGQENIMNTRFKTEFSATSDETTPENIQAMERIVQEETQSRGLEIIHEQKYRYVPLSAMKYDNQLKFDTDSGSGYDADAMRGLYVIPLADYNALEGTDISLAPDEVLTYFPDEEFDSGEIVLGKENYHVKENLKESNLQKKKEADVTKNIYLVMADDAAVEHVIQLYGPTKIPITMQYLLNFDMKGNDTAKSEALESMKARMETSGEVQSCYVEYREAYAQEFYGVYGGFFFLGIFVGFLFLMATVLIIYYKQISEGYDDKDRYQIMQKVGMSKKEVKGSIHSQILTVFFVPLLMAILHVTVAFKPITKLLLVFNLSDTHLSMMCTIGVSAVFAVFYVIVFAITSREYYKIVK, encoded by the coding sequence ATGCGTAATGTATTGTATCCAAAGCTGGCTTCGACCAACATTAAGAAAAACGGAAAGACGTATTTTCCGTATCTTCTGACCTGCATTTTGACTGTCATGATGTTTTATGATCTCTTGTTAGTCTCCACCAATTCGGCGCTGGATACCATGCCCGGTGCATCCCAGCTGCGTCTGATCCTGAATTTTGCAGTTACGATCACAGGTGGTTTTTCGGCAATCTTTCTCTTTTATACGAACAGTTTTCTGGTTCGTCAGAGAAAAAAAGAGATGGGATTGTATCAGGTGCTTGGAATGGATAAGACGAACCTGACAAAGATGATGGTCTGGGAGAGCATCTATACTGCGGGCGCAGGTATCCTTGGAGGAATCCTGGCAGGAATCGTATTCGGACGCCTCATCTTTCTGGTACTCCTGAAATTGATCCGGTTTGATGTTGCATTTCAGTTTTCTGTGGAACCGGAGGCTATTTTGATCTGTGCCGGTCTATTTGGAGCTATCTTTCTTGTGATTCTGATCTGGAACATTTTCCAGGTGCAGAGAGTCAATCCGGTGGAACTTCTGCAGGGAGGGAAAAAAGGAGAAAAAGAACCAAAAGCAAACTGGCTGATCGCAGTGATCGGAATTCTTTTGTTGGGAAGCGGATATTATATTGCACAGACGACAGAGTCACCGCTTAGTGCGATCACAAAATTTTTTATTGCAGTAATTCTGGTTATTTTCGGAACCTACGCTCTGTTTACAGCGGGAAGTGTAGCGCTGTTAAAATTATTGAAGAAAAATAAAGCCTATTATTATAAGACAAAACATTTTGTTTCAGTGTCAGGTCTGATCTATCGAATGAAACAAAATGCAGTAGGACTGGCAAATATCTGTATTATGAGTACCATTGTACTGGTATTGATTTCTGCGACAGCATCCTTGTATATCGGGCAGGAAAATATAATGAATACACGTTTTAAGACTGAATTTTCCGCAACATCTGATGAAACAACTCCGGAAAATATACAAGCGATGGAGCGGATCGTGCAGGAAGAGACGCAAAGCCGGGGGCTGGAGATTATTCATGAACAAAAATACCGGTATGTGCCGCTGAGCGCCATGAAATATGACAATCAGCTCAAGTTTGATACGGATTCAGGAAGTGGATATGATGCAGATGCGATGCGAGGCTTGTATGTGATTCCATTGGCAGATTATAATGCACTGGAAGGAACCGATATTTCACTTGCTCCGGATGAAGTGCTGACCTATTTCCCGGATGAAGAGTTTGACAGCGGAGAAATCGTGTTAGGTAAAGAGAATTATCATGTAAAAGAAAACTTGAAGGAATCCAATCTGCAGAAAAAGAAAGAGGCAGATGTGACAAAGAATATTTATCTGGTAATGGCGGATGATGCAGCTGTAGAGCATGTGATACAGCTCTATGGTCCGACCAAAATTCCGATCACGATGCAGTATCTGTTGAATTTTGATATGAAGGGAAATGACACTGCAAAAAGTGAAGCTCTGGAATCCATGAAAGCGCGGATGGAGACAAGCGGCGAGGTGCAGTCATGCTATGTAGAATACAGAGAAGCTTATGCACAGGAATTTTATGGCGTTTACGGCGGATTTTTCTTCCTTGGAATTTTTGTAGGATTCTTGTTCCTGATGGCGACGGTCCTGATCATTTATTACAAACAGATTTCTGAAGGCTATGATGACAAAGACCGGTATCAGATTATGCAGAAAGTAGGAATGAGTAAGAAAGAAGTCAAAGGATCGATTCACAGCCAGATTTTGACAGTATTCTTTGTTCCGCTTCTTATGGCGATCCTGCATGTGACAGTGGCATTTAAACCGATTACAAAGCTCCTTCTTGTGTTTAATTTGTCAGATACACATTTATCCATGATGTGCACAATTGGAGTATCAGCAGTATTTGCGGTATTTTATGTGATCGTTTTTGCAATCACGTCAAGAGAATATTATAAGATCGTAAAATAA
- a CDS encoding RNA-directed DNA polymerase, translating into MHLQKLKNIVWTKRIGHLFERVTDIENIKRAIKRAAKRKTHRPSVQRILNDIDSYARKIQEMLVNETFVPAKYTIREIYDGIKKKKRVIAVPRFYPDQCIHHAFVQVFREIVEHGADKFSCGCVPGKGTDGARKMIKHWIKSDPIGTSKVLKLDVHHCYPTMNHEALRQKLEKKIKDRKLLNLAFKLIASYQQPMADHTRMLPEVDAVGIPVGLYTSPWFCNFFFQDIDHMIAEKTGAKHHTRYVDDIVLFDSNKRRLHKALRMIADELRKVKMQVKANWQVFPLKDRPLDFLGYKFHAGAWTTLRKSIMFRISHKAKKISKISYISPTNASGMISYMGFIYNSDSWNFWKERVKPFINLKLLKGVVSNENRKQHQAACAA; encoded by the coding sequence ATGCACTTACAGAAACTTAAAAACATCGTATGGACGAAGAGAATCGGGCATCTGTTCGAGAGAGTGACGGATATTGAGAATATCAAACGTGCGATCAAAAGGGCAGCGAAGCGGAAAACGCATCGGCCGTCCGTGCAGAGAATCCTGAATGACATCGACAGTTATGCAAGAAAGATTCAGGAAATGCTCGTGAATGAAACCTTCGTTCCGGCAAAATACACGATCAGAGAAATCTATGACGGCATCAAGAAGAAAAAGAGAGTCATCGCCGTGCCGAGGTTCTATCCAGATCAGTGCATCCATCATGCGTTCGTTCAGGTCTTCAGAGAGATTGTTGAACACGGAGCCGACAAGTTCTCCTGCGGATGCGTACCGGGTAAAGGTACGGACGGAGCACGAAAGATGATTAAACACTGGATAAAGAGTGACCCGATCGGGACAAGTAAAGTCCTGAAGCTGGATGTCCACCACTGTTATCCGACAATGAACCATGAAGCACTGCGGCAGAAACTGGAAAAGAAGATCAAGGACAGGAAGCTCCTGAACCTTGCTTTCAAACTGATTGCCAGTTATCAGCAACCTATGGCAGATCACACGAGGATGCTTCCAGAAGTTGACGCAGTAGGGATTCCGGTCGGACTCTACACATCGCCGTGGTTCTGCAATTTCTTCTTTCAGGACATAGATCACATGATCGCAGAGAAAACAGGTGCGAAGCACCATACAAGATATGTGGACGATATAGTCCTATTTGATTCAAATAAACGGAGATTACACAAAGCACTCCGAATGATTGCGGATGAGTTGAGAAAGGTCAAGATGCAGGTGAAAGCAAACTGGCAGGTCTTTCCACTGAAGGACAGACCGTTGGACTTCTTAGGGTATAAATTCCATGCAGGAGCGTGGACAACACTGCGAAAGTCCATCATGTTCAGGATAAGTCATAAGGCGAAGAAGATTTCAAAAATCTCATACATTTCACCGACGAACGCATCCGGTATGATCTCATACATGGGATTCATTTACAATTCGGATTCATGGAACTTCTGGAAGGAACGTGTGAAGCCGTTTATCAATTTGAAACTGCTGAAAGGAGTAGTGAGCAATGAGAACAGAAAGCAACATCAAGCCGCTTGTGCAGCATGA
- a CDS encoding AAA family ATPase, producing the protein MKLVITMSRRFGTGASIIADELSKRLDIPVYDRAYIEQQVNDRMYDSEAEAIRNLAEKPCIILGRCASDILKDRMNVLNIFVCADKEDRIKRIMKLEDLSYEDAKEKIDKTDEQRASYYYEHTGKTWGDVNDYHMILDTSALGVENCPDILMHYFEKLEYI; encoded by the coding sequence ATGAAATTAGTAATCACCATGAGCCGTCGTTTCGGAACCGGTGCAAGTATCATTGCAGATGAACTTTCCAAAAGACTGGACATTCCTGTCTATGACCGTGCCTATATTGAACAGCAGGTCAATGACCGCATGTATGACTCCGAGGCAGAAGCCATCCGTAATCTTGCCGAAAAACCATGTATCATTCTCGGACGGTGCGCTTCTGATATTTTAAAAGACCGCATGAATGTTCTGAATATTTTCGTATGTGCTGATAAAGAAGACCGTATCAAACGCATTATGAAGCTGGAAGACCTTTCCTACGAGGATGCAAAAGAGAAAATCGATAAGACTGATGAACAGCGTGCTTCTTATTATTATGAACATACAGGAAAAACCTGGGGTGATGTAAATGACTATCATATGATTCTGGATACCTCCGCACTGGGAGTCGAAAATTGTCCGGATATTTTAATGCACTATTTCGAAAAACTGGAATACATTTAA
- a CDS encoding lantibiotic immunity ABC transporter MutE/EpiE family permease subunit, with amino-acid sequence MRAYIKAELLKNRHSEWARLMVIFPTISILCSVYFSFGNAAYYQMNQYNWWYMCFLPIQVIAGSIFICRREKRLKYRAVQMLPVSAGKIWIAKVVSCIGQIIVSTGMIAAAVAGISLVLKQLFTGGNLFSPITVAAAWGLLVCAICWQIPLWMFCYQKTGMVLTFLLGMGANSILSTVWTTGSRWWMNPFAILPRLMCPVLQILPNGLPAVPESVMFTPQVLEKSVIVPGILLSMGLFALLTAMTARWYQRRMEVGWEK; translated from the coding sequence ATGAGAGCATATATCAAGGCAGAGCTTCTGAAAAACAGACATTCCGAATGGGCAAGACTGATGGTTATTTTTCCTACAATATCGATTTTATGTTCCGTATATTTTTCGTTTGGAAATGCAGCATATTATCAGATGAATCAGTATAACTGGTGGTATATGTGTTTCCTTCCAATCCAGGTAATCGCAGGCAGTATTTTTATCTGCCGGAGGGAGAAACGTCTGAAGTACAGAGCAGTGCAGATGCTTCCTGTATCAGCAGGGAAGATCTGGATAGCAAAGGTTGTCAGCTGTATTGGGCAGATCATTGTAAGTACAGGAATGATCGCAGCGGCGGTGGCCGGAATCAGTTTGGTTTTGAAACAATTATTTACAGGAGGAAATCTGTTTTCCCCGATTACTGTGGCAGCAGCATGGGGACTGTTAGTCTGCGCGATATGCTGGCAGATTCCTTTGTGGATGTTTTGTTATCAAAAGACGGGGATGGTCCTGACCTTTTTACTTGGGATGGGAGCGAATTCGATTCTTTCGACTGTTTGGACAACAGGATCCAGATGGTGGATGAATCCGTTTGCAATTTTGCCAAGGCTGATGTGTCCGGTTCTTCAAATACTGCCAAACGGACTTCCGGCAGTGCCGGAAAGTGTCATGTTTACGCCGCAGGTACTGGAAAAGAGTGTGATCGTTCCGGGAATCTTACTCAGTATGGGATTATTTGCCCTGTTGACAGCTATGACAGCAAGATGGTATCAGAGGAGGATGGAAGTCGGATGGGAAAAATAA
- a CDS encoding response regulator transcription factor: protein MAWILAVDDEEGIRNLIQNALEKDGHRVSVCKNTEVIKEKDLIHYDLILLDIMMPGTDGITWCKKIRRYVDCPILFLTAKAEEKSIMEGLGSGGDDYICKPFGIGELRARVAAHLRREAREKTHAVEISGIRFDLAGKSVQVGEEKIPLTKSEYEISELLALNHGQVFSKEKIFESVFGYERESDSSAITEHVKNIRAKFARYGKKNIQTVWGIGYKWE from the coding sequence ATGGCATGGATATTGGCGGTAGATGATGAAGAAGGGATTCGGAATCTGATTCAGAATGCATTGGAAAAAGATGGACATCGGGTGAGTGTATGTAAAAATACAGAGGTGATAAAGGAAAAGGATTTGATTCACTATGATCTGATTTTACTGGATATCATGATGCCGGGAACAGACGGCATCACCTGGTGCAAAAAGATCAGACGGTATGTGGACTGCCCGATTTTATTTCTGACAGCAAAAGCGGAGGAAAAAAGTATCATGGAAGGGCTTGGTTCCGGTGGAGATGATTATATCTGTAAGCCGTTTGGAATCGGAGAACTCCGGGCAAGGGTTGCGGCACATTTGCGAAGAGAAGCCAGAGAAAAAACACATGCAGTGGAAATTTCAGGAATACGTTTTGATCTGGCGGGAAAGAGTGTTCAGGTGGGGGAAGAGAAAATTCCTCTGACGAAAAGTGAATATGAGATCAGTGAGCTTCTGGCATTGAACCATGGACAGGTTTTTTCCAAAGAGAAAATTTTTGAGAGTGTATTTGGATATGAGAGAGAAAGTGACAGCTCCGCAATTACAGAGCATGTGAAAAATATTCGGGCAAAATTTGCCAGATATGGGAAGAAGAATATACAGACAGTGTGGGGGATTGGGTACAAGTGGGAGTAA
- a CDS encoding XkdX family protein yields MYNRLKKLYLAGRLNDTGLENAVTRGWITEDQKAEIIEAKKEQDAPKE; encoded by the coding sequence ATGTATAATCGTCTGAAAAAACTGTACCTTGCAGGAAGGTTGAATGACACAGGTCTGGAAAATGCGGTGACAAGGGGATGGATTACCGAAGACCAGAAGGCGGAGATCATTGAGGCAAAGAAAGAACAGGACGCACCGAAAGAATAA
- a CDS encoding serine/threonine protein kinase — translation MTAIVIAASIPSAITGFCFWLIEQNIQKRAEKERKEREARQAKVDERERAREQSELCIINCINASLALGEATARAVQRIPDAHCNGDMHAALEYAQKVKHEQKDFLNEQAIKAVV, via the coding sequence ATGACAGCGATCGTCATTGCGGCGAGCATTCCTTCAGCAATAACAGGCTTTTGTTTCTGGCTGATCGAGCAGAATATTCAGAAGCGAGCAGAGAAGGAACGCAAAGAAAGAGAGGCAAGACAGGCAAAGGTTGACGAAAGAGAGCGAGCCAGAGAGCAGAGCGAACTCTGCATCATTAACTGCATCAACGCTTCTCTGGCACTGGGAGAGGCAACGGCCAGAGCCGTCCAGAGGATTCCCGATGCTCATTGCAACGGAGATATGCACGCAGCTCTCGAATACGCGCAGAAAGTAAAACATGAACAGAAAGATTTCCTGAATGAACAGGCAATCAAAGCAGTTGTATAA
- a CDS encoding lantibiotic immunity ABC transporter MutG family permease subunit, whose amino-acid sequence MGKIKKLVGSEFLKLKGTWIFWIHLGVPVAGAGLFLLYGVAAKREWQSVLEFYAETLAIVYPSVSAIICMQSVMQELKAGNFQNLLCVSTLRWSAVLRKILTLWILGLAASLLAFLLFGMGVWGTKAAWNLSVKEYLICGLILWITQAGIYLLHFFLAMRFGSGACLAAGVTQSLIAALLFTGLGDGLWMWFPCGWSGHLLLYYVKWKTESEVFKMAGEMLKEQIRTGVLSMVGMTITGLILWCIWIQHHDRKSISQ is encoded by the coding sequence ATGGGAAAAATAAAAAAACTGGTGGGAAGTGAATTCCTAAAATTGAAAGGAACCTGGATTTTCTGGATCCATTTGGGAGTTCCTGTTGCAGGCGCGGGATTGTTTTTATTGTATGGAGTGGCTGCAAAAAGAGAATGGCAGAGTGTACTGGAATTTTATGCAGAAACACTCGCGATCGTGTACCCGTCTGTTTCTGCGATCATCTGTATGCAGTCTGTGATGCAGGAATTAAAGGCGGGAAATTTTCAAAATCTGCTGTGTGTGTCAACATTGCGCTGGAGCGCAGTGTTGAGAAAGATACTCACACTTTGGATTCTCGGATTGGCGGCATCACTGCTTGCTTTTTTACTCTTTGGAATGGGCGTCTGGGGAACGAAAGCTGCGTGGAATCTGTCGGTAAAAGAATATCTTATATGCGGGCTGATCTTGTGGATAACGCAGGCAGGAATCTATCTTCTGCACTTTTTTCTGGCAATGCGTTTCGGAAGTGGAGCCTGTCTGGCAGCAGGGGTGACGCAGAGTCTGATTGCGGCATTGCTCTTTACTGGATTAGGAGATGGACTCTGGATGTGGTTTCCATGTGGATGGAGTGGACATCTGCTGTTGTATTATGTAAAATGGAAAACAGAGAGCGAAGTGTTTAAAATGGCGGGAGAAATGCTGAAAGAACAGATCAGGACGGGCGTTCTCTCAATGGTGGGAATGACGATAACAGGGCTGATCCTCTGGTGTATCTGGATACAGCATCACGACAGGAAAAGCATTTCACAATGA
- a CDS encoding FprA family A-type flavoprotein: MHCVRKVTEDLYWVGSNDRRLELFENIFPIQKGVSYNSYLLLDEKTVLFDTVDNAVGRQFLENIAAVLNGRTLDYLVINHMEPDHCALIEDLHLRYPDMKLIGNAKTFPMIDQFYGMDLGDKKIIIKEGETFSCGKHTLHFVMAPMVHWPEAMMTYDETDKVLFSADAFGTFGALDGVIFNDEMDFDRDYLDEARRYYTNIVGKYGIQVQNVLKKAAALDIQMICPLHGPVWRSNLSYILEKYDIWSKYEAETKGVMIAYASMYGNTENMVNVLAAMLADAGITNIKIHNISKTHVSELISDSFKYSHLVLAAPTYNNGIYPLMANYLEDMKALMVQGRTVAVLGNGSWAPQSAKLMEAKLAELKNMTLLTENFAVKSALHDSQMEQLQELCTKITDSVNA, from the coding sequence ATGCATTGTGTCAGAAAAGTAACCGAAGATTTATACTGGGTCGGAAGCAATGACAGAAGACTGGAATTATTTGAAAACATTTTTCCGATTCAGAAAGGAGTTTCCTACAACTCTTATTTGCTGCTGGATGAAAAGACAGTCCTTTTCGATACGGTAGACAACGCTGTAGGCAGACAGTTTCTGGAAAATATCGCGGCTGTTTTGAACGGGCGTACTCTGGATTACCTTGTGATCAATCACATGGAACCGGATCATTGCGCTTTGATCGAGGATCTGCACCTGCGTTATCCGGATATGAAGCTGATCGGAAACGCCAAAACATTTCCGATGATCGATCAGTTCTACGGCATGGATCTTGGAGATAAAAAGATCATCATCAAAGAAGGCGAGACATTCTCCTGCGGAAAACACACACTTCACTTTGTGATGGCGCCAATGGTGCACTGGCCGGAAGCTATGATGACTTACGATGAGACCGATAAAGTTTTGTTCTCTGCCGATGCATTCGGTACTTTCGGAGCACTGGACGGAGTGATCTTCAACGATGAGATGGATTTCGACCGTGATTATCTGGACGAAGCCCGCCGCTATTACACAAATATTGTCGGAAAATATGGGATTCAGGTACAGAATGTCCTGAAAAAAGCAGCTGCATTGGATATTCAGATGATCTGCCCTCTCCACGGACCTGTATGGAGAAGTAACCTCTCCTATATTCTGGAAAAATACGATATCTGGAGCAAATATGAAGCAGAGACAAAGGGTGTTATGATTGCCTATGCTTCCATGTATGGCAATACAGAAAATATGGTCAATGTTCTGGCTGCCATGCTCGCTGATGCCGGAATCACAAATATCAAGATCCACAATATTTCCAAAACACATGTATCTGAGCTGATTTCTGACAGTTTCAAATACAGCCATCTTGTACTTGCCGCACCAACCTACAACAATGGAATTTATCCTCTGATGGCAAACTATCTGGAAGATATGAAAGCTTTGATGGTACAGGGGCGCACCGTAGCTGTTTTAGGAAACGGAAGCTGGGCTCCGCAGTCCGCAAAACTGATGGAAGCAAAGCTTGCAGAACTGAAAAACATGACACTTCTGACAGAAAACTTCGCTGTAAAATCAGCACTGCATGATTCTCAAATGGAACAACTGCAGGAACTGTGCACAAAAATCACAGATTCTGTCAACGCATAA
- a CDS encoding lantibiotic protection ABC transporter ATP-binding protein produces MEEIILETKELCKQYHKQTVLKNINMRIPKGCVYGLLGANGAGKSTLMKILCGMTRADAGEVFFDGKIWSRKCIERIGALIELPPVYENLSAVDNLKVRTWTLGISDARILEVLDIVDLKNTGKKQVGKFSMGMKQRLGIAVALLNDPDFLILDEPANGLDPFGIRQLREMLVSFAESGMTVLVSSHILGEIQQTADYIGILANGVLGYQGGQQENLEELFTEIVSRNRG; encoded by the coding sequence ATGGAAGAAATAATTTTGGAAACAAAAGAACTATGCAAGCAGTATCACAAACAGACTGTGCTGAAAAATATCAATATGAGAATTCCGAAAGGGTGTGTATACGGGCTTTTGGGAGCAAATGGCGCAGGAAAATCGACATTGATGAAAATATTGTGCGGGATGACGCGGGCAGATGCCGGGGAAGTATTTTTTGACGGAAAAATATGGAGTCGAAAGTGCATAGAACGGATTGGGGCTTTGATCGAGCTGCCTCCTGTTTATGAAAATTTAAGTGCAGTGGATAATCTGAAAGTGCGGACATGGACGCTTGGGATTTCAGATGCCCGGATCCTGGAGGTACTTGATATTGTGGATCTGAAAAATACGGGGAAAAAGCAGGTGGGAAAGTTTTCTATGGGAATGAAGCAGCGGCTGGGAATTGCGGTGGCATTGTTAAATGATCCGGATTTTCTGATCCTGGACGAACCGGCGAACGGACTGGATCCGTTTGGAATCCGTCAGCTTCGGGAAATGCTGGTTTCTTTTGCAGAAAGTGGGATGACAGTACTTGTCTCCAGCCATATTTTAGGTGAAATCCAGCAAACGGCAGACTACATTGGAATCCTGGCAAATGGAGTATTGGGATATCAGGGTGGACAGCAGGAAAATCTGGAAGAATTGTTCACGGAAATTGTGAGCAGAAACAGGGGGTGA
- a CDS encoding phage tail protein, whose amino-acid sequence MLIWNPGKLTKDGKALLAKAQAGKCAIQITKAQSGSGSYTSSEDISQRTALKTVKQTFPISNKVINTDSALVLKITMENSTLTAGYDITEFGVFASDPDKGEILYSIATASTSDYMPAYNGVVPSVINMSYYLEVANASTVTIKSAGALALQSDLEALEARVTAVESDALRGYGARRKVGASSTTWERVGAAIGLVAKAAVGNGTVQNDFMASVYPYNSVKPCNVAEDMSVNAYLGDADFQWDGSNGDVMLEVPQVYTARYFETDSDGVEWEYRWVAAGPVGRCHLDHAFTDGDRQSEKIYIPIFNGSLNTEGTKLESKAGVFPLHNKTRAQFRTLCTAKGDKWCLDDVWTMHLLDTLFIVMFAGTNAQTILGRGRSEMPYDNAANVALQAKNNTNYITIAKSWAERFTVGQGIGIGTSAGSQSVFAERTVTQITDSAEIESASNIFFDGDPVNITTDHHIWSCVQKTGATIEMQSANGRVEGVDGRTAVRFLYIEDWFGNMWQFRDGDNIKKFQHYYCNKRSSYADKVYEGDYFKVGYEASQTGGYVKKFGYDPEWPEIEICVDATGSSGTYFPDYYWAAEGGELVFSGGSVYNGVNVGPFCRHCYSGSGSSYWYIGGRPLGRK is encoded by the coding sequence ATGCTTATTTGGAATCCCGGAAAACTGACGAAGGATGGAAAAGCACTGCTCGCAAAAGCGCAGGCAGGAAAATGTGCCATTCAGATCACAAAGGCACAGTCGGGAAGTGGCTCATATACTTCGAGCGAGGACATCTCACAGAGAACTGCGCTGAAGACCGTGAAGCAGACATTCCCGATCTCAAACAAAGTTATCAATACAGATTCAGCACTGGTGCTGAAGATCACAATGGAGAACAGCACACTGACAGCAGGATATGACATCACAGAGTTTGGTGTGTTTGCATCTGACCCGGACAAGGGCGAAATTCTGTACTCCATCGCAACAGCAAGCACATCCGACTATATGCCTGCATACAACGGAGTGGTTCCGAGTGTTATCAACATGAGTTATTATCTTGAAGTTGCGAACGCATCAACCGTGACCATCAAGTCTGCCGGAGCACTTGCCCTTCAGAGCGATCTCGAAGCACTGGAAGCAAGAGTGACCGCAGTGGAGAGCGATGCCCTGCGCGGCTATGGAGCAAGAAGAAAGGTCGGAGCATCTTCGACAACATGGGAAAGAGTCGGAGCAGCGATCGGACTGGTTGCGAAGGCGGCGGTCGGAAACGGAACTGTACAGAACGACTTCATGGCGAGCGTATATCCGTACAACTCCGTGAAACCTTGTAATGTGGCAGAGGATATGAGCGTGAACGCATATCTCGGTGATGCAGACTTCCAGTGGGACGGAAGCAACGGAGATGTCATGCTCGAAGTGCCGCAGGTATACACAGCAAGATACTTCGAGACAGATTCAGACGGAGTAGAGTGGGAATACAGATGGGTGGCAGCAGGACCTGTCGGAAGATGTCATCTTGACCATGCGTTTACTGACGGAGATCGTCAGAGCGAGAAGATTTACATTCCAATCTTCAACGGCTCACTCAACACAGAAGGAACAAAACTGGAATCAAAAGCAGGAGTGTTCCCACTGCACAACAAGACAAGAGCACAGTTCAGAACCTTATGCACTGCAAAGGGTGACAAGTGGTGTCTGGATGATGTATGGACGATGCACCTGCTCGATACACTGTTCATTGTAATGTTCGCAGGAACAAATGCACAGACAATCCTCGGAAGAGGTCGTTCCGAGATGCCATATGATAACGCAGCAAATGTGGCACTTCAGGCGAAAAACAACACAAATTACATCACCATCGCAAAGAGTTGGGCGGAACGATTCACTGTCGGTCAGGGAATCGGAATCGGAACATCAGCAGGAAGCCAGAGCGTATTTGCAGAGAGAACGGTGACACAGATCACAGACTCCGCAGAGATTGAGAGCGCATCAAACATCTTCTTTGATGGGGACCCGGTAAACATCACGACAGATCATCATATATGGTCCTGCGTACAGAAGACAGGAGCAACAATCGAGATGCAGTCCGCAAACGGTCGTGTCGAAGGTGTTGACGGAAGAACGGCCGTCAGATTTCTGTACATTGAGGACTGGTTCGGAAATATGTGGCAGTTCAGAGATGGTGACAATATCAAGAAGTTTCAGCATTACTACTGCAACAAGCGCAGCAGCTATGCAGACAAGGTATATGAGGGAGATTACTTCAAAGTAGGCTATGAGGCATCACAGACAGGCGGATATGTGAAGAAGTTCGGATATGACCCTGAATGGCCGGAAATTGAAATCTGCGTCGATGCGACTGGTTCTTCGGGAACGTATTTCCCTGACTATTACTGGGCCGCCGAAGGCGGTGAGCTGGTCTTTTCCGGGGGTAGCGTGTACAACGGTGTCAACGTTGGCCCCTTCTGCCGGCACTGCTACAGCGGCTCTGGGTCTTCGTACTGGTACATCGGCGGCCGCCCTCTTGGTCGGAAATAA